In Pseudobdellovibrio exovorus JSS, the genomic stretch TGATTGAGCGGGGCGCGTTCTTCATTAAAAGCATGAAGACGATATTCATTATCAAGTGCCAAGGTGTAGGCATTTTGTCGTGGTAACAAGCGAGTCAAATTAATGCGAGGGCGTTTAACAGTGTCTTCCATATTTTCCATACTTAACTTAAGGCTTTTAACGATATCTAAAGGGTGGATATGCCACTAAATGACTAAGCTGTCTTTCTTTTTTTATCAAAAATGTTCATCACCGCAGACTTTTCTAAGCGACGTTGATTATCTGTTTGCTCGCTGTACGCCACAACACGATTACGGCCTTGGCGTTTAGCTTCGTACAAAGCCGCATCGGCATGGCGAACCAGCTCTTTTGCCGAGATACTTTCACCAGATTTGGTGCTGGCAAAACCAATCGACAGCGTCAGTTGAATCGAGTCAGCCCCTTGCTGAAACGTGGTTTGTTCGATGCGTTTACGTAGACGTTCACAAAATAGTTCGACTCCGGCTAATGGTGTCTCTGATAGCACGATCAAGAATTCGTCTCCGCCGTAGCGGGCTGGAATATCCACAGAACGGGTTGAGCTTTTAATAATTTTTCCCACTTCTGAAAGCACGTAACTACCAAACAAATGGTCATGTCCGTCATTCACCGTTTTAAAATAATCCATGTCGATCATCACCACTGTTACAGGGCGATCGAAGCGCTTTCCGCGCTCCATTTCAAATTCTAGCTTTTGAAAAATCGAGCGCATATTGAAAAGACCTGTTAAATCATCAATCTCAACTAGCTCTTGCAGCTTTTGATTGGCTTCTTGCAATAGCTCTTTCGCATCCAAGACACGAAGCTGAGCACGCACGCGCGCTAAAAACTCTAAAGGAGCAAATGGCGAAAGAATATAATCTCCTGCCCCCATATCGAGGCATTGGGCAATGCGTTCCGTCGAATTATTAGCTGAAACAACGATCAACGAGGTGTTCTCTAAGTGACCTTGCAATGAGTTCAAATACTCTAAGCCATCCCCTGCAGCAAAATCAGGGTCCACAATAATCATCTGCGGCTTCCAGTAGTTCAGAAATTCACTGGCCTCTTTCAGCGAGGTCAAACCGCGCACGTCATAGCCTTCCCACTTCAGGGGCTCAAGGAGCAACTGCAATGTCTCCGGATCTTCGTCGAGAACCAGAATCGGCCTATGGCGCGGATCTTTTTTCATCACTCTACTTATCGGAAAATAGAGGAAAAAATAAAGATCAGTGTAAAAGATTTTTACACTTCTGGGTTTGATTTAAACCCCCTCTCCCATTAAGATGGCGTCTTATGAAACACACTGAAATTGAATCAAAATGGCAAAAAGTCTGGGCTGACAAACAGGCCTATAAATCCGAGAACAACTCTACTCGACCAAAATACTATGCACTGGATATGTTCCCTTATCCATCAGGTTCGGGCTTGCACATGGGGCACATCGCTTCTTACACGCCGACCGATATTATTTCACGCTACAAACGCACCAAGGGTTTCAATGTTTTACATCCTATGGGCTACGACGCTTTCGGTTTGCCTGCTGAGCAATACGCCATTCAAACTGGTGTACACCCTGCGATCACCACGGAAAAATCAATCGCCAGCTTCCGCGCGACATTACAACGCTATGGTTTCAGCTTTGATTGGTCCCGCGAAATTTCTACCTGTGAACCTGATTATTACAAATGGACTCAATTTATTTTTCTGAAGCTTTTTGAAAAAGGTTTAGCTTATCAAAAAGAAGTTCCAGTGAACTGGTGTCCAGCTTTGAAAACTGTTTTAGCCAACGACGAAGTCATTGACGGAAAATCAGAGCGCGGTGGCCACCCTGTTATCCGCGTTCCGATGAAACAGTGGATGCTGAAAATCACTGACTATGCAGAACGCCTGTTACAGGATCTGGACAAAATCGATTGGCCTGAGCGCACGAAAGAGGCGCAACGCAACTGGATCGGCAAATCTGAAGGGGCCACTGTTCGCTTCAACATTAAAAACTTCCCTGAAGATTCATTCGAGATTTTCACCACTCGTCCCGACACGATTTTTGGTGTCAGCTTTATGGTATTAGCACCTGAGCACCCACTCGTAAAAAAAATCTGCACACCCGATCAAAGTTCACGTGTCAGCGACTATATCGCCAGCACAGCTGGAAAATCGGAAGTGGATCGCAAAGCCAACACAGAAAAAACAGGCGTGTTCACTGGAGCCTACGCGCTAAATCCTGTGAGCCAAAAAGAAATCCCGATCTGGATTGCCGACTACGTGATGATGGATTACGGCAGCGGCGCGATCATGGCTGTTCCTGGGCATGATGAACGTGATTTTGAATTCGCTCAGAAGTTCGATCTTCCTGTGGTCCGCGTTTTAGAGTCAGAAACTGATTTACCATTCACTGGTGAAGGCAAATTGTGCAACTCAGACTTCCTGAATGGTCTAACGAAGACAGATGCCATCCAAAAGATGTTCACATTCTTAGAAGAAAAAAATCTAGGTAAAAAACAAATTCAGTATAAGTTGCGTGACTGGCTTTTCAGCCGTCAGCGCTACTGGGGTGAGCCGTTCCCGATTCTGCAAACTCAAGATGGAAAACTACAAGCTGTTCCTGAAAATGAACTGCCTGTGCTCCTACCTGAAGTGGCGAACTACGAGCCTTCAGATTCAGGTGAAGCTCCTCTTGCCAACAATAAGGAATGGGTCAATTACTCGGCGGATTTAAAACGTGAAACCGACACCATGCCTGGCGCTGCCGGTTCCTCATGGTATTTCTTACGTTACACAGATCCTCGTAACAGTTCCGCTCCGTTTTCAACAGAGGCGGCACAGTACTGGATGCCTGTGGATCTTTATGTCGGTGGAGCCGAACACACAGTAGGACATTTGTTGTATTCGCGCTTTTGGACAAAGGTGCTTTTCGATGTGGGATTGTCTCCGGTAGATGAACCCTTCCAGAAGCTGGCTCACCAAGGGATGATCTTAGGCCCTGACGGAGAAAAAATGTCGAAGTCCCGCGGGAACGTAATTCCTGCTGACGAAGTGGCGAAAGATTCCGGTGTAGATGCTTTACGCTGCTACATTTGCTTCTTAGGCCCAATGGACAAAGACAAACCTTGGAACTCAAGCGGTATTGACGGAGTCAAACGCTTCCTCGATCGCTTGACCCGTTTAGCAATTAACGAAACTACGGGTGAAAGCATCGCCACCGACAGTGAGCTTCCTGCCGAGGTCGAGAAGTTATTACACAAAACTATCAAAAAAGTTTCAGAGGACATTGAAGCCATGAGCTTCAACACGTGCATCAGCCAAATGATGATTCTAGTAAATGAACTCTACAAACACGATTGTAAATCTAAAAAAGTTTTACTGCCGCTGGCTCAATTACTTCAGCCGTTTGCACCTCACACAGCCGAAGAGCTGTGGAGCAAACTTGGCGGAGACGGCCTTGTCGTAACAGCCGCATGGCCTCAATTCAAACCTGAGCTGTGCACTGACGACACGGTGACTTTAGGTGTTCAAGTTAATGGCAAAATGCGGGGAACAATCGAAATCTCTGTCACTGCGGACGAGGCCGAAGCGGTCGCCGCCGCAATGAAAGTGGCGACAGTGACTTCTGCTTTGGCTCAACAAACTCCAACTAAGGTGATCTACAAAGCTGGGAAAATTCTGAACCTCATTGCTCCAGCAAAATAGACCAAAGGATACTGCCAGCAAAACCGCTTGCAACCCCCCTCATTAGACTGTAAACGAATATCATAAATAAAATGTTACAGTTTTCTGGGGGAGGGCCCATGAGTTTATCTAACAACACATCGACTCATCTATCAAAAGTACCAACTCACGCTTTTGCAAAACTCCCTGAAGCTGAATGGACAGTTGAAAACAGTTCTCAACTTTATGGAATCAACAACTGGGGCAATGGTTACTTCCGTATCAATAAAGATGGAAATGTGGCGGTCACCCCAAAAGGAGAAAAAGGTCCTTCTGTTGACCTTTACGAACTGACTCAAGAATTACAAGATCGCGGTATTCGCATTCCGATCATGATTCGTTTTCCTGACATTATTCGTGAACGCGTTCACTTACTTCATGCCTGCTTCCAAAAAGCGATTGCAGACCACAGCTACAAAGGTTCGTATCGTGGCGTTTATCCCATCAAGGTGAATCAACAACGCCATCTTGTACAGGAACTTGTAAAATTCGGCAAAGAAGTTCACTTGGGCCTTGAATGTGGTTCTAAACCAGAGCTTTTAGTTGTCCTTTCTTTGATGAACACTCCAGACGGCGTGATTATCTGTAACGGCTTCAAAGATGCGGAGTACATCGAGACTGCTTTATTAGCAAAAAAGATCGGCCGCGAAATCATCATCGTCGTTGATCGTAAAGACGAGCTTAAACTGATCACAGACGCGGCAAAAAAACTGAGCATCAAACCTAAAATCGGCTTCCGTGCAAAATTAAACACGCAAGGTGCTGGTAAATGGGTAGACTCAGCAGGTGCCCGTTCAAAATTCGGGTTAACAGCTGTGGAAATCGTGGAAGGTGTCGAGTTCCTGAAGAAACAAGACATGTTAGACTGTCTTGAATTACTTCACTACCACATCGGTTCACAGGTTCCTTCTATCCAAAGTATCAAGTCCTCACTAAAAGAAGCGGCTCGTTTCTATACAGAGCTACACTCTTTAGGTGCAAAACTAAAATACATCGATGTTGGTGGCGGTTTAGGCGTCGACTACGATGGAACAGGTTGGTCTGATTCGTCGATCAATTACTCTGAGCAAGAGTACGCCAACGACGTGGTTTCAACTCTACAAACTCTTTGCGATGAAAAAGGTGTTCCACACCCAAATATCGTAACTGAATCTGGTCGCGCTCTTGTCGCTCACCACTCGGTTTTGATTTTTAATGTGATGGGCGTGAACAATCTTTTCAAACAAGATCCTCCGGCTCCGGCAACAAAGCAAGATCCTGCGATCATGCAAGAGCTTCAGTACATCTATGAAAAATTGACTCCTGAAAATATCAACGAGTGCTTCAACGACTTGATGCAATCGAAATCTGAAACTCTGAACTTATTCACTTACGGCGTGTTGAACTTAACTCAACGTGCATGGTGTGAAAGTATGTTCTTTGCGATTGCAACGAAAATGCTTTCAACAGCTCAGAAGACTCCAGACTGTGAAGACATCGTGGCCTCACTACGTGAAACACTTTGTGACACTTATTTCTGTAATTTCTCGGTCTTCCAATCTGTTCCAGATTCATGGGCCGTGGGACAGTTATTCCCAG encodes the following:
- a CDS encoding GGDEF domain-containing response regulator, with the protein product MKKDPRHRPILVLDEDPETLQLLLEPLKWEGYDVRGLTSLKEASEFLNYWKPQMIIVDPDFAAGDGLEYLNSLQGHLENTSLIVVSANNSTERIAQCLDMGAGDYILSPFAPLEFLARVRAQLRVLDAKELLQEANQKLQELVEIDDLTGLFNMRSIFQKLEFEMERGKRFDRPVTVVMIDMDYFKTVNDGHDHLFGSYVLSEVGKIIKSSTRSVDIPARYGGDEFLIVLSETPLAGVELFCERLRKRIEQTTFQQGADSIQLTLSIGFASTKSGESISAKELVRHADAALYEAKRQGRNRVVAYSEQTDNQRRLEKSAVMNIFDKKRKTA
- the speA gene encoding biosynthetic arginine decarboxylase, which gives rise to MSLSNNTSTHLSKVPTHAFAKLPEAEWTVENSSQLYGINNWGNGYFRINKDGNVAVTPKGEKGPSVDLYELTQELQDRGIRIPIMIRFPDIIRERVHLLHACFQKAIADHSYKGSYRGVYPIKVNQQRHLVQELVKFGKEVHLGLECGSKPELLVVLSLMNTPDGVIICNGFKDAEYIETALLAKKIGREIIIVVDRKDELKLITDAAKKLSIKPKIGFRAKLNTQGAGKWVDSAGARSKFGLTAVEIVEGVEFLKKQDMLDCLELLHYHIGSQVPSIQSIKSSLKEAARFYTELHSLGAKLKYIDVGGGLGVDYDGTGWSDSSINYSEQEYANDVVSTLQTLCDEKGVPHPNIVTESGRALVAHHSVLIFNVMGVNNLFKQDPPAPATKQDPAIMQELQYIYEKLTPENINECFNDLMQSKSETLNLFTYGVLNLTQRAWCESMFFAIATKMLSTAQKTPDCEDIVASLRETLCDTYFCNFSVFQSVPDSWAVGQLFPVMPIHNLKNEPCHEATLADLTCDSDGKIEKFIDSESGEVKKTLRVHPFKEGDAPYYLGVFLTGAYQEILGDLHNLFGDTDAVHISLRDSGYTVDHYVPGDTVTEVLTYVQYGRAEMVDSVRQFTEESIANGNLTKQEAKALIKHYEEGLSGYTYLEEME
- the leuS gene encoding leucine--tRNA ligase; its protein translation is MKHTEIESKWQKVWADKQAYKSENNSTRPKYYALDMFPYPSGSGLHMGHIASYTPTDIISRYKRTKGFNVLHPMGYDAFGLPAEQYAIQTGVHPAITTEKSIASFRATLQRYGFSFDWSREISTCEPDYYKWTQFIFLKLFEKGLAYQKEVPVNWCPALKTVLANDEVIDGKSERGGHPVIRVPMKQWMLKITDYAERLLQDLDKIDWPERTKEAQRNWIGKSEGATVRFNIKNFPEDSFEIFTTRPDTIFGVSFMVLAPEHPLVKKICTPDQSSRVSDYIASTAGKSEVDRKANTEKTGVFTGAYALNPVSQKEIPIWIADYVMMDYGSGAIMAVPGHDERDFEFAQKFDLPVVRVLESETDLPFTGEGKLCNSDFLNGLTKTDAIQKMFTFLEEKNLGKKQIQYKLRDWLFSRQRYWGEPFPILQTQDGKLQAVPENELPVLLPEVANYEPSDSGEAPLANNKEWVNYSADLKRETDTMPGAAGSSWYFLRYTDPRNSSAPFSTEAAQYWMPVDLYVGGAEHTVGHLLYSRFWTKVLFDVGLSPVDEPFQKLAHQGMILGPDGEKMSKSRGNVIPADEVAKDSGVDALRCYICFLGPMDKDKPWNSSGIDGVKRFLDRLTRLAINETTGESIATDSELPAEVEKLLHKTIKKVSEDIEAMSFNTCISQMMILVNELYKHDCKSKKVLLPLAQLLQPFAPHTAEELWSKLGGDGLVVTAAWPQFKPELCTDDTVTLGVQVNGKMRGTIEISVTADEAEAVAAAMKVATVTSALAQQTPTKVIYKAGKILNLIAPAK